In Periplaneta americana isolate PAMFEO1 chromosome 4, P.americana_PAMFEO1_priV1, whole genome shotgun sequence, one DNA window encodes the following:
- the sNPF-R gene encoding prolactin-releasing peptide receptor, with the protein MLTNQTTSLPLYDAEYDNGSEYVNESQSASANGTDDQYDIIHDHTVQALFCILYTTIFILGVFGNVLVCYVVCRNRAMQTVTNFFITNLALSDILLCTLAVPFTPLYTFLGQWIFGRVLCRLVSCAQGISVYISTLTLTSIAIDRFFVIIYPFQQRMQLVTCLIIIFSIWMFSLVVTLPYGIYIRHRYMDGRYYCEESWPSEQFRQVFGLLTTSMQFVLPFLIIAFCYIKVSHRLNDRARTKPGSKNSRKEEQDRERKRRTNRMLIAMVTIFGVSWLPLNAVNLLNDVYSPIGSWKYYNLCFFMVHAIAMSSTCYNPFLYAWLNENFRKEFKQVLPCFVPSGGRSAASAAMGRAGGWRSERTCNGNETMQETLLPTSAVHRAGSVRIQDKEEDKKAPANDGRVDVETVLIPAATYNTEDDSVHLHLDKGGADTTPLACVLRQTM; encoded by the coding sequence ATGCTGACGAACCAGACGACGAGCCTGCCGCTGTACGACGCGGAGTACGACAACGGCTCCGAGTACGTGAACGAGAGCCAGAGCGCGTCCGCCAACGGCACGGACGACCAGTACGACATCATCCACGACCACACCGTGCAGGCGCTGTTCTGCATCCTGTACACCACCATCTTCATCCTGGGCGTGTTCGGCAACGTGCTGGTGTGCTACGTGGTGTGCAGGAACAGGGCGATGCAGACCGTCACCAACTTCTTCATCACGAACCTGGCCCTGTCGGACATCCTGCTGTGCACGCTGGCCGTGCCCTTCACTCCGCTGTACACGTTCCTGGGCCAGTGGATCTTCGGGCGCGTGCTGTGCCGGCTGGTGTCGTGCGCCCAGGGTATCAGCGTGTACATCTCGACCCTCACGCTGACATCCATCGCCATCGACCGCTTCTTCGTCATCATCTACCCCTTCCAGCAGCGCATGCAGCTCGTCACCTGCCTCATCATCATCTTCAGCATCTGGATGTTCTCGCTGGTCGTCACGCTGCCGTACGGCATCTACATCCGGCACAGGTACATGGACGGCCGCTACTACTGCGAGGAGTCGTGGCCGTCCGAGCAGTTCCGGCAGGTGTTCGGCCTGCTCACCACGTCCATGCAGTTCGTGCTGCCCTTCCTCATCATAGCCTTCTGCTACATCAAGGTCTCGCACAGACTCAACGACCGCGCCCGCACCAAGCCGGGCTCCAAGAACTCCCGCAAGGAGGAGCAGGACCGCGAGCGCAAGCGGCGCACCAACCGCATGCTCATCGCCATGGTCACCATCTTCGGCGTGTCCTGGCTGCCGCTCAACGCCGTCAACCTGCTGAACGACGTGTACAGCCCCATCGGCTCCTGGAAGTACTACAACCTCTGCTTCTTCATGGTGCACGCCATAGCCATGAGCTCCACCTGCTACAACCCCTTCCTGTACGCCTGGCTCAACGAGAACTTCAGGAAGGAGTTCAAGCAGGTGCTGCCGTGCTTCGTGCCGTCGGGGGGCCGGTCTGCGGCGTCGGCCGCGATGGGCAGGGCCGGCGGGTGGCGCTCCGAGCGGACGTGCAACGGCAACGAGACCATGCAGGAGACGCTGCTGCCCACGTCGGCCGTGCACCGCGCGGGCTCCGTCAGGATACAGGACAAGGAGGAGGACAAGAAGGCGCCTGCGAACGACGGCCGCGTGGACGTGGAGACGGTGCTGATCCCCGCGGCCACGTACAACACCGAGGACGACTCCGTGCACCTGCACCTGGACAAGGGCGGCGCCGACACCACCCCGCTGGCCTGCGTGCTGCGGCAGACCATGTAG